Below is a genomic region from Eupeodes corollae chromosome 1, idEupCoro1.1, whole genome shotgun sequence.
GAGGTGCCATCAGAAATTCCCCACAAGAGACTATCTGATATCATGAAGCTGGAACTTGTGCAAGATAAATCTGCAGACGAATTAAAACAGATATGGTACGAGTATCACAAAACCAAGGATGTGATCGCTGCGACTCTTACAGTCGAACAATATGATACATTAATGACTCGGGCAAAGCTACATCCCATTTTCATCCTCCCTCTGCCTCGGAGTGAaggatttgaatttattttgctGCAATTTTCTGCCAATACTGTTCATTTTACACCTCTTCTTGCTTATCAGGTATGTTGACATAAACTTGGTTTTATATTGCTTGTTCTAAGACGTTctcatatttaaaatgttttgtagaTTCACGCTGAGAATGCACCGGAATGCCTCAACATTGTCCATTATACGGAAGTTAAAGACAAAGGCTTAGTGCTGATGCGTGGTGAATATGATAGCAAAGTTCTTACCGGTCAGGAAGCACAGTGTTTAGCCAATGAGCTTCAAATGTTCTATTGTATGCAAGACGAGGCTAAGTTAAATGTTCTGGAGACATTCACCAAACAACCAGATAGTTTCAAACACATGGATCTTATCAAACAAGTTGaagaaattcaattgaaataaaatgttgataCCCTGAAATACggaaactttgttttattttcgaatATCCCACTTTCAAAATGTACAATTTATCTGAATCCATTTCTTAGCACGAAAGTTCAATACTGAAAACTTTTTAGCGGAGTACTGTGGCGAATacgtaattttcttgttttttaaatgctcTTGCTTTGTTGTTTGAGAGGGATATTGATTGGATTGAGCTCAAGGTtgaactgatgagcattcttagaagAATTGAGGGGAGGGCGACTGGAACTATCTGATTTACAAaacaatgtttgtaaaaataacggtagaacaacgaaaggcatgacaAATTGTGGAAGTGTTCGAGTGATGTTTCGGTTATAGATCTATCTCCTATCactttcaaagctcttttttggatcctatcTAAAAGACTTAAGCTTGTTTAAGGCTTGTCTACCTAAAAATGATGTTATATATTCAAGTTTTCGATGAAAGAGGGCCTTGATAATTACACCTAGATCGGAAGAggtgaacaatttcttgcac
It encodes:
- the LOC129939030 gene encoding ATP synthase mitochondrial F1 complex assembly factor 1, translated to MACSRKLLPSLFVNSLTKRSFMMSSKLRAEEVLDDIKTKNPYFEKYASKIAALQKTSPEEFVERMEKFATVKEAKQKKETRDYSELLNPKKPVAEVPSEIPHKRLSDIMKLELVQDKSADELKQIWYEYHKTKDVIAATLTVEQYDTLMTRAKLHPIFILPLPRSEGFEFILLQFSANTVHFTPLLAYQIHAENAPECLNIVHYTEVKDKGLVLMRGEYDSKVLTGQEAQCLANELQMFYCMQDEAKLNVLETFTKQPDSFKHMDLIKQVEEIQLK